TGAAGGATTTTTAAAAAGTCGAATCTGTGCACAAACGAGCTTCGATGATCCCCTTGGTTTAGCTCTTGATAGAAACCGTGATAAGGCTTCTTTCAAAGATGCTGATAAAGAAAATATAGTCTTGTACGCTGTGGCAAAGACTTGGTCCCTTCCCTTATTTTCCATCCATGAGAATTCTTTCCAATGAACTCTGTTGACCTTGAGGGAATCAACATAATCCAAATTGACAAGAAAATATGCAATGTCATGTTTCAACCAGGCGGTAACATTCAGAGTTTTCGATTTGCTAATCAAACTGACTTTGCCCATCTCATTGTACACAACTGCTGACCTGCCATCTCCTATCACTTCAAACCTGGCTTCATTCCAGGAAACAGAATTAGGAATGACGTCAGGTTACACGGTAGGGATGTAATGTCGATACCAAACTTTCTCCGAGTTGCTATGGAGATGTAGAAACCCATTAAAATGCCCTTTAGTCTATCGGACCATCCACCACAGAGATCAGATTTAGCACACCTGTATATAAGATACTTAGTGTTTGACATACGGTGAGTGTCCATCTTGGATTGTCTCCCATCCAACATTGGGGTCAAGGTCAAGTCTCGATTTGAACCTTTGGATATTCTTACACCATTCTCAGATAGAAATTCTTCTCCGGAGGTGGCCAAACTGTTTGTAACGTCAAGTGTATTTGGGACCATCTTTGCAGAGGACCATGGGTAACTCTTAAAGTAGTTGCCGGCGATAACAATATAGGTAACTGAAACGGCAACCGGGATAGCTAAGAACAGAGCTGATGATTTCCGAAACCATGAACAGCAGTAGTATAGGGGCCTATATGCTCCCACATTTGACATAGTTTTTTTAGAGTCAAAATCTACTTTTTAGACCATGAGTcactcctctctattgtatatggAGATCCATTGTGTCAACACCTTGTGAGTCTATTTTTAGAGTATGAGTcactcctctctattgtatatggAAATCTATTATGTGAACACCAGGTGTGTCTATATTTAGAGTATGAGTCACATGGAATTCCCCACAACTTATTTTTAGATTCAGCTGGGTCATATAAGGTCCCCCAGTCTGCCCTCCAGATCATTCCGACTTCACTTGCCAAAGAGAACGTAACCTCTCCAGTCTATGTTCTTGACTCTACTGATTCTGGTAGCTGTTTACTTTGAAGACAGAAAATGGAAACGGTTCACCGGGAGATCCTAAGGAAGAATTATTCTCACCTCGTGCAGGCCATACAGCGTGTAGAAGAGGTGGTCGACAAACTCGTGCAGTTTAACGTCCTTACCTGCCTCATGAAAGCGGAGATTATGGAGAAACTGTCCTTTGACCGGGCCAGAGAGTTACTCAACATGTTACGTAGACGAGGGCCTCAAGCATACACCCTGTTTTGCAAAGCCCTAGAGGAATGCGGGGAGATACAGGCCCTAACATTACTGGGACATGAGACAGATCAGGAGATGACTGAACTACAGGATCCCAGATGCCATTTACATCTAGGTGACAATGTGTATGTGACAGCCAAGACATGGGACGATGTTTTGAGCATACATGTGAGAAAGTATGAAGTGTACCCGAGTGGCATGGCCTACCCAACGAAGAGGGGTATTGTATTGAGTTTGAAACACTGGATGGAACTCCCTGGAGCTATTCGATCCATTGAAGAGGCTGTCAAGGAAGGGAAACCTAACTCCCAATGGCATTTGGGAGCTAATGTGTTTGTTACCATGGATAGTACGGGGATAGAGATTCGACAGTGTTGTTGGGATAACTCTATGCAGTCTATGGTTCCTCGTGCCAAAGGTATTCTGCTGTCCATGGATCAGTGGAAGAAATTAGGTTACTGTGTGGAAGTGATGGCAGACTTTGTACCCGAACTGAAGAACATGGTTCCCTGTATGGCACAAGAGGATCATCAGAACCAGATGGGATATCTTATGTGTTCTTTTTGCAACCCTTCTGGATATGACATGTGGAGTAACTGACTATTTTTCTACGGATGGAAATCACCCTTCAGCAACTTTCATCCATCTGTGTTTACCTTGAATGGTATGACATTTAATTGTGTTGAGCAGTGTTACATGTACTCTAAAGCAATGTACTTTGGAGATTTGGACAGTGCAAAGTCTATACTACAGGAAACTTCACCAGCAAAGCAAAAACGTCTTGGGCGATGTGTGAAAGGCTTTACTCAGAAAGCGTGGGACACTGTCAGTCTTGATATTATGACAAAGGCTGTCATGGCTAAATTCTCCCAGAACAGTGACTTGAAACATATATTGATTCGA
This portion of the Haliotis asinina isolate JCU_RB_2024 chromosome 10, JCU_Hal_asi_v2, whole genome shotgun sequence genome encodes:
- the LOC137298615 gene encoding uncharacterized protein, which translates into the protein METVHREILRKNYSHLVQAIQRVEEVVDKLVQFNVLTCLMKAEIMEKLSFDRARELLNMLRRRGPQAYTLFCKALEECGEIQALTLLGHETDQEMTELQDPRCHLHLGDNVYVTAKTWDDVLSIHVRKYEVYPSGMAYPTKRGIVLSLKHWMELPGAIRSIEEAVKEGKPNSQWHLGANVFVTMDSTGIEIRQCCWDNSMQSMVPRAKGILLSMDQWKKLGYCVEVMADFVPELKNMVPCMAQEDHQNQMGYLMCSFCNPSGYDMWSN